The Diachasmimorpha longicaudata isolate KC_UGA_2023 chromosome 18, iyDiaLong2, whole genome shotgun sequence DNA segment tgaatttttaattgaatggcGGGCTCGCTGTCGTTCACTAGTTATTGACACTTCAACGTTCGGACCTCGACGCAGGCAATTGCACATAATATCGTTGAACTTTTTAAAGCTCCCAGCCAATCGACTCTAGTGATTGAAAATGCAGTTCTCGATTTATCGCTGGGCGTTCTTCGGTGTCTTCAGTAAGATCTTTATGGAGACTACTGCCACAATGGAAAGAATATCTAGTCgaagtaattatttttcgcCTGTGGTAAttgtttgaatatttatcgatACAAATTCGATCATTATCCGACTTATCAGGACTGTTTATTacataatataattttgtttctAATAATCGAGGGATTTTTTTGCCCGAAGAATTTTTCCAGGGGATTTTCTCCCGGCGATTCCctcctggaatttttttccggaCGTGATATCTCTTGGAATTAACGATTAATATGTCATAGAACCAACCGAGTGTTAAttataatgatttttctttttcgttgaGAATGTCAAGAGTACGCAGAGTTGGTCTATACCAGTGAGTTGGCCCCGGTCCTGAGGATTGGGGCAACTTCAAATATCGTATCTCACTGTGGAATCGTCGATACCCCCCTGATCGTCGGCGGAGTGCAGGCGAAACACCGGGAATTTCCCCACCAGGCCATCATTGGCTACGGCGACGAGGTTCACTGGCAGTGCGGGGGTTCAGTTATAtcggaaaattatattctcaCTGCGGCTCACTGCATCGACTCTCGCAATAGGTGatctattcaattaaataatatatttgttTATGACGAAAAATTCGCCCGAGGAATATCACACCCGAGGAAtcatcgaaataatttttctacccGGGTCAGCCCagactttttatttaaaaaatctcttcGTTTTGTAATTGGGAACGTCCTCGGTGATTTTTCTCATCCCAGAGGACGTGCGTCGAAGGTTCGAGTTGGTCTTACTGACCTGAGAGATCCCGATCACCGCATGCAGGAGAGGAACGTCATTGAAACAATTGTCCATCCTGATTACCACGTCCCCTCCAGATATAATGACATTGCCCTGATCAAGCTCGACGAGCCCCTGACCTTCAACGCTGAAGTGAGACCGGCGTGTCTGGAGATTAATCCGACGTCGACGGGAAAGTTCATCGCCAGTGGATTCGGAAAGACGTCGTACGGTAATCAATaacttttcaaattaatttctaaaaaaatcatctctggATCTTTAACACGTCCTTCAGAGGCGATTGTTGGCAGCGATCAGCTGATGAAGGTGACATTAGACCACGTGACATCCGAGGAGTGCGGAAAAATGTTTGAGAGTGAAGTTGGAGGGAGACGGATGACAGAAGGACTCGCTCCAAGTCAAATATGCGCCGGGGTAATGGCAGGAGGCCACGACACGTGTCAAGTATGTCACACCTGGTGTTCCCTTTTTCCTGAACTAATGACGAATTTCTTCATCAGGGAGACAGCGGAGGACCGCTCCAACGAGTCCTGACCGAGCCTTATTGTATGTACAGTTTAGTTGGAATAACGAGTTTTGGTAA contains these protein-coding regions:
- the LOC135170812 gene encoding serine protease snake-like, producing the protein MQFSIYRWAFFGVFSKIFMETTATMERISSRKCQEYAELVYTSELAPVLRIGATSNIVSHCGIVDTPLIVGGVQAKHREFPHQAIIGYGDEVHWQCGGSVISENYILTAAHCIDSRNRGRASKVRVGLTDLRDPDHRMQERNVIETIVHPDYHVPSRYNDIALIKLDEPLTFNAEVRPACLEINPTSTGKFIASGFGKTSYEAIVGSDQLMKVTLDHVTSEECGKMFESEVGGRRMTEGLAPSQICAGVMAGGHDTCQVCHTWCSLFPELMTNFFIRETAEDRSNES